A segment of the Robbsia sp. KACC 23696 genome:
GGTGGCGGCAATGGTCGCGGGACTCGCGGTCTGCGTCTACTATCTTTTCCGCGCCCATCCGAGCTTCGCCCATGTGCTGCACCTCGCACCTCAGACGTGGTTCCGCGTTGCGGCGGGCAGCGCCGGCGTATTCGGCGTGCCGGTGGGATTCGTCGTCGGTATCGCGGCAAGCCTGTGCGATACGCCACCAGGCGAGGTCATGCGCGAACGCGTGCGTTGGATGCGGCTGCCTTGATGGCATTTGCTTTGGCATTGGCATTGGCATTGGCATTGGCATCAGCTTAGGCGTAGCCGCTTCGTCGCGTTTCGGAAAAAACAACGCTTGAGTCGACGCGAGCTTAATGCTTGCGCCCGCGCCCGGGCTTAGCGTGGTTCGTCATCGACAAAGACGTAATGCGGCTGCGTGATGTCGTCGTGTCGCGTTATCCATTCCGCGTACGATTCCTGCAAGATCTTGGGAGAGGCTTTCGCCGCGTGCAAGGCGAAGAGATCGCAGCCTACCCACGCCTTTTGTACCCCCGTGGATAGATATTCGAAGGCGAGCGGAACACTCAGGTTCTTTTCGACGCGCAACGCATCGCAATACCAATCGAATCGCATTCGAGAGCATTCGGTGTGGGCCGAATCGATCGCTTGGGCGAAAAGGCGTTTTTGCCCAACGATGACAGTAATGGGCGTAACGTGACAAGACGTTGCGCCACTGTTGACGACCAGGGATCGATGGATGTCGCCAACCAGACTGTCCCGCGCGAGGCTGTCGAGCGATCGTACAAAATCGGTGATGCTGGGATGAAGCTTCAGATGTAATGCGGGATGTTTCGTATTTTCATTATCGACGATATCGACGAAATAACGTTCGAACGAGGGCGTGCCTTGCTCGCCTAGCCGGTTCGCGTATAAGAAGAAATACGGCGTTTCTTTCGCGGTTTTGATATCGATAAGCGTTGCCAAGTAATCGGGAAGGCCAGCCAGATGACCTTTCAGTCCGTGTGGACGCGTGGGCGTTGTCGCATCGTGCCCGTGCCCCGGATTCGATAATGTGACGGTTGACACCGTTGGGCTATCGTTTTCGTGTGCCTGTCGTGAAATCATGCAATCAGCCGCCGAGGTTTGATCGATGCTTTCCGGCAGGTCATACGCCGGGAGGTAGGCGTTGTAGCGCGTGCATAGCAAGTTATATTGCGTGCGAAATTCCATGATGCACCTGATCGATGGGGACGATGAGGCAGTGTCGAACGAAAGGGATGGCGACGTGCGAGCGGGGACGAAGACGGGTAAGTAGAGCCGACCCTTACGGTGG
Coding sequences within it:
- a CDS encoding YopJ family acetyltransferase, producing the protein MEFRTQYNLLCTRYNAYLPAYDLPESIDQTSAADCMISRQAHENDSPTVSTVTLSNPGHGHDATTPTRPHGLKGHLAGLPDYLATLIDIKTAKETPYFFLYANRLGEQGTPSFERYFVDIVDNENTKHPALHLKLHPSITDFVRSLDSLARDSLVGDIHRSLVVNSGATSCHVTPITVIVGQKRLFAQAIDSAHTECSRMRFDWYCDALRVEKNLSVPLAFEYLSTGVQKAWVGCDLFALHAAKASPKILQESYAEWITRHDDITQPHYVFVDDEPR